The Mucilaginibacter terrae region TGATAAGCGATTTTCTCGCTAAGGCTAATACTATACCCGGAATAAAGCCTTACCTCATAGACTCAACCGGTTACACCGGAAAAGTTGATTTTCGCCTCAATGGGCCTATCCGTGACCTTGAAAAATTAAGGGCCAATCTTCGGCCGTACGGACTTGACCTTGTGCCCGCCAAAAGGGCTTTGAAAGTTTTTACCCTGCGTGACAAGATCACGCCAGGTGGCGAAACCAATCAATCCTCTGAACAATCACAATTAATCTCACCCCGGAACAAATGAAAAGAATTTTTCTTACCCTGCTACTTTTTATTGGCTTGGTCCATTGCAGGGCTCAAAATGCCGTTAAAGGCATAATTCTGTCTTCAACAGACAGCACACCAGTGGCCGGTGCCACCGTGCAAATTCCAAGCACCGTTTTCAGAACCACGACCAACGAGCGGGGCCGGTTTACACTCGTTTATCGCGGGCTTAAAAGATTTAAGCTTTCGGTAAGTTCGATCGGGTTTGAGCCCGTTAATTTGCCGGTTGAGGCGCTACGCGACACATTGCTGTTTATCAGTTTACAGCCGGCGCTTAACCAGCTGGAAAAAGTAGTTGTTTCTACCGGTTACCAGCAACTACCCAAGGAAAGAGCGACAGGCTCATTCAGTGTAGTGGATCAGAAAGTCTTTAATCAGCAAGTCGGCACCGATGTGCTCAGCAGACTTGAAGCCACTGTGAACGGCTTGACCGTAGATCGCACGACCAGTGCTGAACCTAAAATTACTATCCGTGGGCTAAGTACGATCAGGGGCCCGCGCGATCCGCTTATCGTGCTCGATAATTTCCCTTACGACGGTGATATAAATAATATCAACCCTAATGATATTGAGTCGGTAAACGTATTGAAAGATGCCGCAGCTTCCTCTATTTGGGGGGCCAGGGCAGGCAACGGCGTTATTGTTATCAACACACGAAAAGCGAGGTTTAACCAGCCTATCAGTATCGAGTTCAATAGTAATCTAACCATTGGCAATAAGCCTGACCTGTCTTATGTCCGGCAAATGAGCTCCTCTGATTTTATCGATGTGGAACAGCTGCTTTACAGCAAAGGGTATTACACGAATTGGATAAATTCTACCGGTAAGCGGTTGTTATCCAACGTAGTTGAGCTTCTGACCCAACGTGATAATGGCTTGATTACCCCCGCAGCAGCAGAGTCTCAGATCAATTTACTTCGTACCAAGGATATAAGGGACGACTTTAACCGTTTTATCTATCAGAAATCCCTTAATCAACAATATGCGCTGAATATCAAAGGAGGCGAAGCCAAAATGAATTGGAGCGTAGCAGGTGGGTATGATCACAACACGAGCAATCTTAAGGCAACCTATGAGCGGTTCAGCCTTCGGACCAATCAGAATTACCTGCCCTTTAAAAACTTTCAGTTAACCACGGGGGCTGTTTTTACCCAAAGTTTATCCAGTTCCGGCAGACCAGGGTATGGCAATATCACCCAATACGGGAATGGGTTCTTACCTTATACCTCTTTGGCTGATGAAAACGGTAACGTAGTAGCCGTGCCCAAAAATGTCAGGCCTTCGTACTTGCAGGCGGCAGGAGGAGGAAAGCTGCTGGACTGGCTTTATTATCCTTTGGAAGATTACAAGCATAATACCAGCCGAAATTCGATACAGGATGTCGTGCTGAATGCCGGGCTCAATTATAAACTACCCCTCGGTATTAGCGCAGATGTCAAGTATCAGTATGAACGCCAGCAATCTACTGAAAGAGGTTTACAGGATGAAAATAGCTACTATGCGAGGAACCTGGTCAACTCGTTCACGCAGATCAATTCAGCCGGTACCGTTAACTACATCATCCCAAGGGGAGGTATTCTCGATCTTAGTACGTCATTGTTACAAGCTCATAATTTAAGGGGACAACTGAATTATAACAGGAGCTGGAAAAAAAATGAAATTAACGCATTGATCGGCACTGAGATCAGACGTGTAGGCAGATCGGGGAATGATAGTCGCCTGTATGGGTATGATGATAATATATTGAGTTTCGGAAATGTCGATTACCGGAACCCTTACCCGAACTTTATAAGCGGAAATACTTCTTACATCGAAAATCGATCAGGAATTAACGAAACGCAGACCAATTTCGTGTCATCCTATGTGAATGCCGCTTATAGTTATGACCAGAAGTATATCATCTCGGGAAGTGCAAGACGGGACGCATCGAACCTTTTCGGTTTAAAAACCAACGACCAGTGGAACCCATTTGCTTCCATCGGGCTCGCCTGGGTGATATCTAACGAAAAGTTTTACCACGGTTCATCAATACCTTATCTGAAGATCAGGGGCACCTACGGGTTCAGCGGAAATATCAACCCGGCGATGAGCGCGGTGACCACTGTCGAATACCACACCACCTCTCCATTTACCAATAGTCCGATTGCCCGGTTCATCAATTACTATAATCCTGAACTGCGCTGGGAGACCTCCAAAATGCTGAATTTAGGAATTGATTTTAAAGCTTTTGGAAACAGGCTGAACGGCTCTTTTGAATATTATACAAAAAACGGAACAAACCTTTTCGGCACCGCCGTTATCGATTACACCACGGGCATTGGCAGGACCGTCATCAAGAACGTGGCAAGTATGAAGGGTAAGGGCTTCGACCTGGAGTTAAGAGGCGTCATCCTTCAGCGGAAATTTAATTGGCAGAGTGCTTTAAATTTAAGCTACTACAAGGACCAGGTAACTGATTATTATCTAAGCTCTCAACAAGGCAGTAATTTCGTCGGAAACATTGCTATCTCAGGTATAGTAGGAAAGCCGGTCTATTCTTTATTGGCCTATCAGTGGGCGGGTCTTGATCCCGCTAACGGCGACCCTCGCGGCTATGTAAATGGGGAGATCAGTAAGGATTACGTGGCATTGACCGGGAGTGGCACTACCCAAAATGACCTTGCCTATTTCGGCTCTGCTATTCCAACTGTTTTTGGCTCCTTTTTACATTCCTTTTCCTTTAAAAAAGTAACATTGAATGTGAATGCGGTTTATAAATTAGGCTATTACTTCAGGCGTTCCACTATTGACTATGATGGCCTTTTCTCATCCTGGACGGGTGGGCATTCGGATTTTTCATTAAGATGGCAAAAGCCGGGAGACGAGGCGCATACTGATATTCCGTCGCTTGTCTTCCCATCCTCAATTCCCCGAAGTTCATTTTATCAGAATGCATCCCCATTTGTTGAAAAAGCAGATCATATCCGCATTCAATATGTAAACCTGAGCTATGAACTGGACGGGCAGATAATCAGACGACTCCCGGTAAAGAGACTTCAGCTTTATTTCAACATTAACAACCTTGGAATCATATGGCGCGCCAATAAACTGGGACTTGATCCTGATTATGCAAGTTCACTCAGCTATTTAGTTCCTCCTAAAAGTTATTCCTTCGGCCTTAGGGCTACATTCAATTAACTCATCGTTATGAAAAAGAATATTATCATCATTGTTATTACCGCTACAGTCGCATTTTGCATGTCTTGCAGCAAGTATCTCGACGAAAAATCAGATAAAAAATTGGTCGTTCCGGTTACACTGGCTGACTTTCAGGCTTTATTAGATAATCATACTCAAAACGTAAATAGAGAGCCGGCCGACGGGGAGATCAGTGCGGATGACTATTATTTAACTGATGCCAGCTTTAATTCACTTACGACTGAAGGGCACAAAAGAACCTACACATGGCAGAAAGATTATCTGATTGACGGAACCAATTATTGGATGTATAGTTATTTTACCGTTTATTCCGCTAATTCTGTTTTGGAAGGAACAGAGAATATTGTCAGGGACCCTGCGAACCGGGAAGAGTGGGGCAGTGTGACAGGACATGCCTATTTCCTTCGCGCCAAAAGCTTTCTAAACTTAGCGAATATATGGGTAAATGCTTATGATGGACAAAGTCCGGGTGAGAATCAGGGATTACCTTTGCGGCTCAATAGCGATTTTAATGAGCGGTCTGTGAGGTCGACTATTCACCAGACCTATGCGCAGATCTTATCCGATCTCAAAATGGCGGCCACGCTGCTACCCATTACGCCCAAATACTTTACCCGACCGGGAAAACCTGCGGCGTTTGCTTTGCTGGCGCGCACTTACCTATATATGGGAAATTATCAGGAGGCAGCAGTATACGCAGATTCATGCCTGCAAATGACAGCAACGAGGTTGATAGATTTTAATTCACTATCGGCCTCAGCAAACTTTCCAATCTCACAAAATAACGTTGAAACTATTTTATATTCGGTAACAGGAACACCTGCGCCGATTAGCCAAAGCCGTGCACTCATTGTTCCTGAATTGTATAATCAGTATGAGAATAATGATCTGCGTAAATCCATATACTTCAGGAATAACAACAATGGGACATTTAGCTTTAAAGGAAATTATTCGGGCAGCGGAACTATTTTCGGCGGAATAGTTAATGACGAAGTTTATCTGATGCGTGCGGAGGCAAATGCTCGCTTAGGTAATGTTTCCCAAGCGATGAACGATCTCAATACCTTGATGATCAAACGGTGGAGAACCGGAACTTTTGTACCTTTTACCGCAAATAATTCTGAGGATGCGGTTAAGATTATATTGAGGGAAAGGCGCAAGGAATTGCTGATGCGTACATTACGGTGGCCGGATCTGAAACGATTAAATAAAAGCGGAGCAGGTATTTCGCTAAGTAGAACGGTAAATGGAACAACTTATACACTTCCCCCTAATGATCTGCGATATGCACTCCCTATTCCCGAAGATGTTATACAGCTTTCGGGCATGCCCCAAAATCCGAGGTAAACAAAAAGAGGAGGCAAAAAGCCTCCTCTTTTTTTAAGAACGTTACTAAATGGCATTTCTTTGCGTATCGGCATAGATATCACGGATGTCTTCGTCTGATTTGCCGTTTAAGAAGTTTCCTAATTCAGTTTCGTCGTCTGCATCGACATCCATTGTGCAGGGGAGGGCATCGCCGTCACAGCTATGACCGTCTGGTTCTTCCAGCGTCCAGGCTGAGGCTTCATTGGCATCAGCCAGCGCATTGCTGTCAAAGTACCATGTTCTCACAACGCGGTTGCTTTTTGTTTTTTGTGTTTTGGTTAACACAGTGAATGAACTGGCCAAAACTGCGATAGCTACAGCTACCATTGTAATTACGCTTCTTTTCATAAGGATTATTGCTTTATTAGATCAAAAAGCAATTGAAAAACTTTGATTATGATTTGGTTATGCCTCTTTTCTCGGGTTAAGGCTACACCCGGGAACTGACCGTATGAACTCCCTCACAGGCACAGTATTAGTTTTTATTTGATTCACTCTGTATTGCCTGGCCTCCTTTCTTTTGAATTAGTATGGTGGTGATTGTTAAGGCAAGAAAAAATAAGTTGAAAAATAAGTGGCTGGTCCAGCCCATCTTCCCAAGTATACCTCCGCATGAACACGGCACCTTAGGAAAAAGGTGTGTTACACCCATGCCGATATAAACAGTGAAGACTGATAACAGGGAGAGCGATGCGTATAGGCCCAGCATGAAAGTCCTGCTTATCATGAGTAGGAGTACCGTCAGCAGTTCGAATCCGGGAATTATATAGATCAATACTTGTGAAATGATCTCTGGAAAAACCTGTTTACCCATCTCTCTTTTGAATTGAGCGAAGTCAGCAAGTTTACTCAGTGCTGCATAAAGCCAAAGAATGATGAGGAATCCATAAGTGAGACTTATAATTACTTCGCGCCAGCTTTTTTTGTCTTTAACCATAAGTTAAAGGTAGGGCGATGTTAAAGACAGAAAATGTCACTCATCTTTTTCGATGAAATATTTTTTTTTGCGACGGTCGTACCTGATGTCATGACCCTTCTCCCGAAGGATATTGATCATCCGCTTGACCGTTCGGGAACTGCAGTCGAAGCGCCTGGCGGCAGCTTCCATTGACCCGAACCGACCCTTTTCGATCAGTTCCAGAACATAGTTCAGTCGTTTTTCATAAGATAGGAAATCCATAGCCAACCCATTTGATCCGATGTTTATCAGATAAATTTGATGCTTCGGAAGGGTTTAAACTATAACCTGTGATTGTAAATTAGTGGCTTTCCGTATTTGATTTGTCCCTGTAAGATGTATCCGGCTTTTCCCCAGCTTGTTTCTTCTGTTTGACGCCGCTTACCCAAAGACGCTTTAGCTTGTCAAATGTAGCGTAGATGAAATGGATATTTATTCCTGTGCCGTATTTGGGTTTAGGCATTAACACGAAGGGGGAGATTTGCAGGATTTCGGCAATGGCATAAATTCTTGGCAACGACATCGTTGTTTCGCACCTTTCGATTTTTGAGTACGCCGCCTGTGATATGTCCAGCATAAATGCCATATATTCCTGGCTGTAATTTTTCTCGAGTCTCTGTATTCTGATTTTCTCGCCGATCTTATCCATGCAATATTCGCTTGGTTATTCCTATAAGCAAAAGTAATAAATTAAAGGTTAAGGTTTTAGCTTGCCGTTAAGCCAAGAGGGAACTTTGATTCAATTTCCAATGGAGGGAAGGACTAAAAGTTTAACTCATGAAAAATCTTACTGATGAAAAAGCAAAAGAACTTCAGGGTGGGTCAGCTCATGGCTGCGGCTACAACATCGTTTTTTCCGCTGCCGTAGGCGGGCTCTTTGGCGGACCGGGTGCGGTGATCGGCGCATTGGCCGCTGCAACGGGGCCTTCCTGCCTCGCGATCTGGTAAAAATAGGACCGGGACTTGTTCCCGGTTTTTTATTCACCATCCGTTTAACAACCAGGTAGCAAAAATTCCCCCTACGCCACCGAAGAAGTGCACTTCATGGTTGATATAATTACTTTTCGACCTGAACTGGTGGATCAATAAACCTACAATACAGATCAATCCCCCGTAAATGTTTTTGACTTCACCGATCACAGGCAGGTAAAACGCAACGATCTCAGGTTGTATCATCACATAACCCAGCATACAACCGACGATACTTCCTGATGCACCAGCATTTGAATAAAAACTTTCCTTCCAATGCCTGATCGTTAAGATAAGGCCTCCCGTAAGACAACTGCAGGCATAAATAGCTGTAAATATGATCGTGCCATGTTCCGTTGTCGATCAGGTACTCTTCCAGCCTCGTCCCGAACGTGAAAAGCATCATCTGGTTGATCGCTAAATGGGCAAGGTCATTATGCACAAAGTCCCCGGTCACCAACCTGTAATGTTCCTTTAGCCCGACAATACTGCCCGGGTGAAGTAGTAAGTGAAAGAATACCTGCTTGTTTTTAATTCCCCAAATGGTGATGATCGTGATCAGCGCCATTAGAAAATAGCAAGCCGGGGCTAAGAGAAAAGCCTGTTTGATAGTCCTTATCATAATCAAATTGTTTAACTTATACAATAACCGGAACGTATATTTTACAACTACCGGTGATTGTGCATGACCCGCTGCCAGCTGAAATTTACCTAAAATTTTTAGGCCATGAATTTTATAAAAAAGTCCGCTGTAATAAGCCTGGGTGCCGTTTTGGGACTTACACTGGCAATCGTTAGTACCTCGAACCGGCTAATCCTTACAAGAAATTTTTTCGCTGAAAATGGCCAACATTTGGCGGCATTACCGGGGCAGGACATGCTGCTCTTCGCAGGACTTCAGAAATGGATATATGTCCTGACCGCCCTCTATTTATTATTCAAGTTGTGCCTCATCAGCCTGATCCTATATACCGCACTTTATATCGCGGATCACTTGCTGTCGTACTGGCACATACTTTTAATCGTTTCCCTTTGTGAAGGTATATTTTTAGTAGCAGCTGCGGTCAAGATGTGGTGGTTTCACTACTATTATCCCCACGGCACCCTATTGCAATGGCACCAGTTGTATATATTATCCTCGCTTTCCCTATTCCCGGCCATTCCCGCCGCCTGGTATTATCCCTTGCAGACATTAAATGCATTTGAGGTGGCTTATTGGTTTTTACTGGCTTTTGGTGTATACAGGTTCTCCGGCCTTGATTACCGGACCTCCTTTAAGATCATTCTGCTAAGCTATCTGCCCGCATTATTCATCTGGACGGTTGTCGTCTGTTTTTGTACGATCATGTATTTCCCGGGTCAGGGCTGATCATTTTATTCCTTTTCAAATTATTTATCTACCGATGTATAACACAAATCTGATCAAACGATCTTTCATCCGGCAGTCGGATGAGCATACCTGCGGGATAGCCTGCCTTGGCATGATATTTAACTATTCCGGCAACGCCCGGCTTGTTAACCAGCTTAATGATGTTGCTGTGGGACCGGAGGGTTTGTCCATGTACGACATGATGACGATCGCTAACTGGTATGGCTATTCAGCCAAGTGCGTAGAAATGGAACTGCCTTTTCTGCGCACCATCGACAAACCCTGTATTTTACATGCGCAAAATGAACTCGGGGAGTACCATTACCACGTTTGCTATGGTAGCCGAAAATCGGGCGATTCGTTTCAATATCTGATGGCTGATCCCGCCCGTCACGTTCACTGGATATCAGAACAGGAACTCGACAAGCTGTGGTTCAGTAAAGCGGCCCTATATTTTGACGATCTGAAAGAGGACCTGAGCGCTTTCCGTGATGCGTCATGGGCCTGGATCTTAAGGCTGGGTGCTTTTCCGCAAGGCCTCTACATCATAATCCCTGCGCTCACCCTGTGTGCTGCTTCCTTTGGGATCGCGATGTCATGGGTTTTACAAAAGGGCATAATGAACAGTTATTTTATGAAATCAACTGTGATCATCCCCGTAGTCATTTTATTATTGCTGATCAGCCTGTTCAGAAGTGCCTTCGCGTTTCTTCGGCAATACCTGATGATCCGGCTGAATATTGCGGTCAATCGAAAGCTCATGTCTACATTTATTCGTAGCCTATTCAACGAAAGGACGACTGTAAGGCGCGACATTACATCATATAGTCTCAAGCATTTGTACCGGGATGTGCAGAAGATCCAGAATGCAGTTTCAGAGATGATCGGGACCGTGCTTTCGGAAGGCTCCCTAATCATTGTTTTAATGTCCATGATGACTTTCTTCCTTCCCTGGACGGCCTTCGTCAATGCTGTATATTTCCTGCTCATCGGGATCATTACCGCTAACAACCTTGACGGTAATAGCTATCATATCGCACAACTGACGGGGCTGTCGGCTTCAACGGAAAAGCTGCTCATCAAGGATATTGGGCAATTGCGGTATACAGGCTATGCCCGGGGGCAAACGTTTCACATTTCCAACCAAGATCTGCTTACTAAACAAACACAAACGGTGGCGGTCAAGGTCAGTGCCAGAACCTTTACGAATGAGGCGCTTGGAGCCGTTAATGTGATCATCGTTCTCGTAATCTCCCTATGGCAAATGCAGCAAGAGAATATCGACTATCCCACCTTCATGCTGGTCGTGATTTTGAGTTATCTGTGCAGTTCGATCGTACCCAAAATCTGCAACTCCGTAACGGCCATAGCGGACGGAATCAATTCAGGTACTCAATACCGCTCCATGCTTGCATCTGTCGGGGAAGGGCAATCAGACACGACACCCTGATTTCTGCCTTGCTTCGTATCGCTGAATGCCGCTGACCCAACCTTTTCACTTTGATTTTCAACCTGCCACTCATACCCATCTATATACCATGAAAACACAATTTGAAAATTTATTGAATGATCTCAGAGAGGAGTTATCGGCAAATGCATACACCAAGTCTCCGCTCAAAAGATTTAACGGGGCGGTCAAACAAACTGACAAGGCATTGCTGGCCCTGAAGAACTACCTGGAAAGTGAAACGCTGACCGAGCAGGACGAGATTTCCATCTTCAAGGATGTTAAACCCCAGATCGACGCTCATCGGATCGAAGAGGGATTACGCTTCAGTGTACTTAACTATAAGCCCATGGGAACGGTCAAAGCCCAGATCAAGTATTTGGACGAAGAATTGGTTGCCTTACAAAGTGTGTTCCGGCGAAACGCGTTTTATTACCAGTACTACAAAAACGGGTTCGACGAGCTGGACCACCTTTTTTTCCTGCGTGGCGCGGGGAATCTCGCCCTGCCAATACCTGAAATTTTTGATGTCGAGCGCGATTTCTCAACGCCGGTCTCTTGCCTGTACTCCAAGTTCATGGGCTTCGAGCGGGTCCAGATGTTTATCCTGAAAGAGATCGATAAGCTGAAGCCTGCCAGTGTACCGGGCAGCCATAACGACAAAGATGTGGACAAACTAAAATGGACTGGGGAAGTTATCAATATCATCGAGGTCGCTTATGGCATTTGGCTTACCGGCCAGTTAAATAATGGTAATGCGACGTTGAGCCAGATC contains the following coding sequences:
- a CDS encoding SusC/RagA family TonB-linked outer membrane protein, translating into MVHCRAQNAVKGIILSSTDSTPVAGATVQIPSTVFRTTTNERGRFTLVYRGLKRFKLSVSSIGFEPVNLPVEALRDTLLFISLQPALNQLEKVVVSTGYQQLPKERATGSFSVVDQKVFNQQVGTDVLSRLEATVNGLTVDRTTSAEPKITIRGLSTIRGPRDPLIVLDNFPYDGDINNINPNDIESVNVLKDAAASSIWGARAGNGVIVINTRKARFNQPISIEFNSNLTIGNKPDLSYVRQMSSSDFIDVEQLLYSKGYYTNWINSTGKRLLSNVVELLTQRDNGLITPAAAESQINLLRTKDIRDDFNRFIYQKSLNQQYALNIKGGEAKMNWSVAGGYDHNTSNLKATYERFSLRTNQNYLPFKNFQLTTGAVFTQSLSSSGRPGYGNITQYGNGFLPYTSLADENGNVVAVPKNVRPSYLQAAGGGKLLDWLYYPLEDYKHNTSRNSIQDVVLNAGLNYKLPLGISADVKYQYERQQSTERGLQDENSYYARNLVNSFTQINSAGTVNYIIPRGGILDLSTSLLQAHNLRGQLNYNRSWKKNEINALIGTEIRRVGRSGNDSRLYGYDDNILSFGNVDYRNPYPNFISGNTSYIENRSGINETQTNFVSSYVNAAYSYDQKYIISGSARRDASNLFGLKTNDQWNPFASIGLAWVISNEKFYHGSSIPYLKIRGTYGFSGNINPAMSAVTTVEYHTTSPFTNSPIARFINYYNPELRWETSKMLNLGIDFKAFGNRLNGSFEYYTKNGTNLFGTAVIDYTTGIGRTVIKNVASMKGKGFDLELRGVILQRKFNWQSALNLSYYKDQVTDYYLSSQQGSNFVGNIAISGIVGKPVYSLLAYQWAGLDPANGDPRGYVNGEISKDYVALTGSGTTQNDLAYFGSAIPTVFGSFLHSFSFKKVTLNVNAVYKLGYYFRRSTIDYDGLFSSWTGGHSDFSLRWQKPGDEAHTDIPSLVFPSSIPRSSFYQNASPFVEKADHIRIQYVNLSYELDGQIIRRLPVKRLQLYFNINNLGIIWRANKLGLDPDYASSLSYLVPPKSYSFGLRATFN
- a CDS encoding RagB/SusD family nutrient uptake outer membrane protein, with protein sequence MKKNIIIIVITATVAFCMSCSKYLDEKSDKKLVVPVTLADFQALLDNHTQNVNREPADGEISADDYYLTDASFNSLTTEGHKRTYTWQKDYLIDGTNYWMYSYFTVYSANSVLEGTENIVRDPANREEWGSVTGHAYFLRAKSFLNLANIWVNAYDGQSPGENQGLPLRLNSDFNERSVRSTIHQTYAQILSDLKMAATLLPITPKYFTRPGKPAAFALLARTYLYMGNYQEAAVYADSCLQMTATRLIDFNSLSASANFPISQNNVETILYSVTGTPAPISQSRALIVPELYNQYENNDLRKSIYFRNNNNGTFSFKGNYSGSGTIFGGIVNDEVYLMRAEANARLGNVSQAMNDLNTLMIKRWRTGTFVPFTANNSEDAVKIILRERRKELLMRTLRWPDLKRLNKSGAGISLSRTVNGTTYTLPPNDLRYALPIPEDVIQLSGMPQNPR
- a CDS encoding MauE/DoxX family redox-associated membrane protein; the protein is MVKDKKSWREVIISLTYGFLIILWLYAALSKLADFAQFKREMGKQVFPEIISQVLIYIIPGFELLTVLLLMISRTFMLGLYASLSLLSVFTVYIGMGVTHLFPKVPCSCGGILGKMGWTSHLFFNLFFLALTITTILIQKKGGQAIQSESNKN
- a CDS encoding HTH domain-containing protein produces the protein MDFLSYEKRLNYVLELIEKGRFGSMEAAARRFDCSSRTVKRMINILREKGHDIRYDRRKKKYFIEKDE
- a CDS encoding helix-turn-helix domain-containing protein, with protein sequence MDKIGEKIRIQRLEKNYSQEYMAFMLDISQAAYSKIERCETTMSLPRIYAIAEILQISPFVLMPKPKYGTGINIHFIYATFDKLKRLWVSGVKQKKQAGEKPDTSYRDKSNTESH
- a CDS encoding rhomboid family intramembrane serine protease, coding for MIRTIKQAFLLAPACYFLMALITIITIWGIKNKQVFFHLLLHPGSIVGLKEHYRLVTGDFVHNDLAHLAINQMMLFTFGTRLEEYLIDNGTWHDHIYSYLCLQLSYGRPYLNDQALEGKFLFKCWCIRKYRRLYAGLCDDTT
- a CDS encoding cysteine peptidase family C39 domain-containing protein — translated: MYNTNLIKRSFIRQSDEHTCGIACLGMIFNYSGNARLVNQLNDVAVGPEGLSMYDMMTIANWYGYSAKCVEMELPFLRTIDKPCILHAQNELGEYHYHVCYGSRKSGDSFQYLMADPARHVHWISEQELDKLWFSKAALYFDDLKEDLSAFRDASWAWILRLGAFPQGLYIIIPALTLCAASFGIAMSWVLQKGIMNSYFMKSTVIIPVVILLLLISLFRSAFAFLRQYLMIRLNIAVNRKLMSTFIRSLFNERTTVRRDITSYSLKHLYRDVQKIQNAVSEMIGTVLSEGSLIIVLMSMMTFFLPWTAFVNAVYFLLIGIITANNLDGNSYHIAQLTGLSASTEKLLIKDIGQLRYTGYARGQTFHISNQDLLTKQTQTVAVKVSARTFTNEALGAVNVIIVLVISLWQMQQENIDYPTFMLVVILSYLCSSIVPKICNSVTAIADGINSGTQYRSMLASVGEGQSDTTP
- a CDS encoding RteC domain-containing protein: MKTQFENLLNDLREELSANAYTKSPLKRFNGAVKQTDKALLALKNYLESETLTEQDEISIFKDVKPQIDAHRIEEGLRFSVLNYKPMGTVKAQIKYLDEELVALQSVFRRNAFYYQYYKNGFDELDHLFFLRGAGNLALPIPEIFDVERDFSTPVSCLYSKFMGFERVQMFILKEIDKLKPASVPGSHNDKDVDKLKWTGEVINIIEVAYGIWLTGQLNNGNATLSQIVRWLESQLDVDLGNVQKRFTEMERRKRISTTKYLDQMSVAVKQKLEQGNQ